A section of the Triplophysa dalaica isolate WHDGS20190420 chromosome 8, ASM1584641v1, whole genome shotgun sequence genome encodes:
- the LOC130427962 gene encoding spermine oxidase-like: MSDSKGLEEVKVVVVGSGFAGVAAAATLVKAGFQNVLLLEAKDRVGGRVHTTKPFTDKVLEVGANWIHGQKGNPLFKLAKQHNLLSGEPSTSKSMCSPHSVTTKDFFFREDGTRVSKKVVEQVCSRFSKLTDKAFDDELARKHRKMTLGGYLDDAFEESTEDGQMVFEWCKRIECTDEACSSLYEVSAAQTSEYTEPEGGFFNTLGLGGYRAVLDVLLKDLPSGTIQCNAEVKTIQWDLIKVGESEEHPVRITCQNGQSYDADHVIVTVSLGVLKDKADTMFKPSLPQPKLNAIQNLGFGTVDKIFLYFEEKFLPDDCTIQMVWEEGPEDEDVYKASSKGDDWKETWYKKITGFDVVARHPTALLGWITGREALHMETLEDSEIRETCVRLLRTFTGWTVPEASKTLISRWGHDTHVRGSYTFVPHRVNGVEEHKALASPLPPKGSEPLQVLFAGEATHVNFYTTTHGAYLTGVREAQRLISYHSD, translated from the exons ATGAGTGATTCTAAAGGACTAGAAGAGGTCAAGGTTGTTGTCGTGGGTTCAGGATTCGCAGGTGTCGCTGCTGCAGCAACGCTGGTCAAAGCAGGATTTCAAAATGTTCTGCTCCTCGAGGCGAAAGATAGAGTTGGAGGTCGGGTGCACACCACCAAACCGTTCACCGATAAGGTCCTTGAGGTTGGGGCGAACTGGATTCATGGACAGAAAGGAAACCCACTTTTCAAGCTCGCAAAACAACACAACCTGCTGTCTGGGGAACCGTCGACAAGCAAAAGTATGTGCTCGCCGCATTCTGTAACAACTAAAGATTTCTTTTTTAGAGAAGACGGGACACGGGTCTCAAAGAAGGTTGTAGAGCAGGTTTGTTCACGCTTCAGCAAGCTCACCGACAAAGCTTTTGATGATGAACTTGCTCGCAAGCACAGAAAGATGACTCTGGGTGGTTATCTGGACGACGCCTTTGAAGAATCCACAGAAGATGGCCAAATGGTCTTTGAGTGGTGCAAGAGGATTGAATGCACAGATGAAGCTTGTTCTTCTCTCTACGAGGTGTCTGCCGCACAGACTAGTGAATACACCGAACCCGAGGGAGGTTTCTTCAACACTTTAGGATTGGGTGGCTATCGAGCAGTGTTAGATGTTCTCCTGAAAGATCTGCCCTCAGGTACTATCCAATGTAATGCAGAAGTAAAGACCATCCAGTGGGATCTGATTAAAGTAGGAGAGAGTGAAGAACATCCTGTTCGGATCACCTGTCAAAATGGGCAGTCTTATGATGCAGACCATGTGATTGTCACTGTATCTTTGGGGGTTCTCAAAGACAAAGCAGACACAATGTTTAAGCCGTCACTACCGCAACCCAAACTGAATGCCATTCAGAATCTCGGTTTTGGAACAGTGGACAAAATTTTCCTGTATTTTGAAGAGAAGTTTTTGCCGGATGACTGTACTATTCAGATGGTGTGGGAAGAAGGGCCAGAAGATGAAGATGTTTACAAAGCTTCGTCTAAAGGAGATGACTGGAAAGAGACGTGGTACAAGAAGATCACCGGTTTTGATGTGGTGGCACGTCACCCCACTGCTCTGTTAGGCTGGATCACAGGTAGAGAAGCACTACATATGGAGACGCTCGAGGACAGTGAAATCAGAGAAACCTGTGTGAG GTTGCTGAGGACTTTCACCGGCTGGACGGTGCCAGAAGCCTCAAAGACGCTTATCTCCAGATGGGGTCATGATACCCATGTGCGTGGCtcctatacatttgttcctCATCGTGTTAATGGAGTAGAGGAACATAAGGCATTAGCATCTCCTCTTCCCCCCAAGGGGAGCGAG CCCCTCCAGGTGTTGTTTGCTGGTGAAGCTACACATGTGAACTTTTACACCACAACCCATGGAGCTTACTTGACAGGTGTCAGAGAGGCACAGAGGCTCATCAGTTATCACTCGGATTAA
- the LOC130427677 gene encoding spermine oxidase-like: protein MFSLLKKLNKTAGMSDSKGLEEVKVVVVGSGFAGVAAAATLVKAGFQNVLVLEAKDRVGGRVHTTKPFTDKVLEVGANWIHGQKGNPLFQLAKQHNLLSEESSTSTNMCSQHSVTSKDYFFREDGKQVPKKVVDQVRSRFTKLTDKAFDDELDCRHRKMTLGGYLDDAYDEYPIASTVNGQMVFEWCKRLECTDEACSSLYEVSAAQISNYTDLEGGFFNTLGLGGYRAVLDVLLKDLPPGTVQCNAEVKTIQWDLIKKGESEEQKLPVRITCENGQSYDANHVIVTASLGVLKDKAATMFEPSLPQPKLNAIKNLGFGIVDKIFLYFEEKFWPDDCAGVQMVWEEGPEDEDVYNASSEGDDWKETWYKKITGFDTVARHPTALLGWITGREALHMETLEDNEIRETCVRLLRTFTGWTVPEASKTLISRWGHDSHVRGSYTFVPHRVDGVEEHKALASPLPPKVKTKGSKPLQVLFAGEATHVNFYTTTHGAYMTGVREAQRLISYHSD from the exons ATGTTTTCCTTGCTtaaaaagctaaacaaaacagCAGGAATGAGTGATTCTAAAGGACTAGAAGAGGTCAAGGTTGTAGTCGTTGGTTCAGGATTCGCAGGTGTCGCTGCCGCAGCCACGCTGGTCAAAGCAGGATTTCAAAATGTTCTGGTCCTCGAGGCGAAAGATAGAGTTGGAGGTCGGGTGCACACCACCAAACCGTTCACCGATAAGGTCCTTGAGGTTGGGGCGAACTGGATTCACGGACAGAAAGGAAACCCTCTTTTCCAGCTGGCAAAACAACACAACCTGCTGTCGGAGGAATCGTCGACAAGCACAAACATGTGCTCGCAGCATTCTGTAACATCTAAAGATTACTTTTTTAGAGAAGATGGGAAGCAGGTCCCCAAGAAGGTTGTAGATCAGGTTCGTTCACGCTTCACCAAGCTCACCGACAAAGCTTTTGATGATGAACTTGATTGCAGGCACAGAAAGATGACTCTGGGTGGTTATCTAGACGATGCCTATGACGAATATCCGATAGCATCTACAGTAAACGGCCAAATGGTCTTTGAGTGGTGCAAGAGGCTAGAATGCACAGATGAAGCTTGTTCTTCTCTCTACGAGGTGTCTGCCGCTCAGATTAGTAATTACACTGATCTCGAGGGAGGTTTCTTCAACACTTTAGGATTGGGTGGCTATCGAGCAGTTTTAGATGTTCTCCTGAAAGATCTGCCCCCGGGTACTGTCCAATGTAATGCAGAGGTAAAGACCATCCAGTGGGATCTGATTAAGAAAGGAGAGAGTGAAGAACAGAAGCTTCCTGTTCGAATCACTTGTGAAAATGGGCAGTCTTATGATGCAAACCATGTGATTGTCACTGCATCTTTGGGGGTTCTCAAAGACAAAGCAGCAACCATGTTTGAGCCGTCCTTACCGCAACCCAAGCTGAATGCCATTAAGAATCTTGGCTTTGGAATAGTGGACAAAATTTTCCTGTATTTTGAGGAGAAGTTTTGGCCGGATGACTGCGCTGGGGTTCAGATGGTGTGGGAAGAAGGGCCCGAAGACGAAGATGTGTACAATGCTTCGTCTGAAGGAGATGACTGGAAAGAGACGTGGTACAAGAAGATCACCGGTTTTGATACGGTGGCACGTCACCCTACTGCTCTGTTAGGCTGGATCACAGGTAGAGAAGCACTACATATGGAGACGCTCGAGGACAATGAAATCAGAGAAACCTGTGTGAG GTTGCTGAGGACTTTCACCGGCTGGACGGTACCAGAAGCCTCAAAGACGCTTATCTCCAGATGGGGTCATGATTCCCACGTGCGTGGCtcctatacatttgttcctCATCGTGTTGATGGAGTAGAGGAACACAAGGCATTAGCATCTCCTCTTCCCCCTAAAGTTAAAACCAAAGGGAGCAAG CCCCTCCAGGTGTTGTTTGCTGGTGAAGCTACGCATGTGAACTTCTACACCACCACCCATGGAGCTTACATGACAGGTGTCAGAGAGGCACAGAGACTCATCAGTTATCACTCGGATTAA